Proteins found in one Poecilia reticulata strain Guanapo linkage group LG15, Guppy_female_1.0+MT, whole genome shotgun sequence genomic segment:
- the LOC103476858 gene encoding centrosomal protein of 55 kDa-like isoform X2, giving the protein MTAYKSNASLKKKLSFELVRIISSLKKENIQLKKTLAEVSHHHAEHNKLVEKLLTLETLQLESRQQLPARDEKTTSTSEDPPSFSNDEAVSHLQHMLNDASVVKITLLALVFHVTKHDWALEKNKQWLEYDQQREAYVRAILDKMLWLEKHLNETNQAHSMQHNEEHSYEAKRQVKEIYESLVKEADLWLDMLKKQVEVTHQELIIAEKRFRAREEELEALTHHLKSEMISKGSPQEECHNSEEEEQQLREETQELQARLKEEKRRSTNFELQASLYQRYMLNHHHADQEKISELERQIKISSQDLEDAKRDSSYLKKQMIRILKKLPRAEGLSPDQSKRDQQDPDSCEEAMPPSSSPGDNPVSSSRTSLLNESILECPTCQNEYPASDYRELLKHLEICLE; this is encoded by the exons ATGACAGCCTATAAAAGTAATGCCTCACTCAAGAAAAAACTCAGCTTTGAGCTCGTGAGGATCATCAGCAGCTTAAAGAAGGAGAATATCCAGCTGAAGAAGACTCTAGCTGAGGTGTCCCATCATCACGCCGAACATAATAAGCTTGTGGAG AAACTCCTCACTCTTGAAACTCTGCAGCTCGAGAGTCGTCAGCAGCTTCCAGCAAGAGATGAAAAAACAACTTCGACCTCAGAG GATCCCCCGTCATTCTCCAATGACGAAGCTGTCTCACATCTGCAGCATATGCTCAACGATGCAAGTGTTGTGAAAATTACTTTGCTCGCTTTAGTTTTTCATGTGACAAAGCATGACTGG GCTTTGGAAAAGAACAAGCAGTGGCTGGAATATGACCAGCAGAGAGAGGCCTATGTTAGGGCAATTCTGGACAAAATGTTATGGCTGGAGAAGCATCTGAATGAAACCAACCAGGCCCACTCAATGCAGCACAATGAGGAGCATTCATATG AGGCAAAAAGACAGGTTAAAGAAATCTATGAAAGCCTCGTGAAAGAGGCTGATCTCTGGCTGGACATGCTTAAAAAACAAGTTGAAGTGACTCATCAGGAGCTGATCATTGCTGAAAAAAG GTTCAGGGCAAGAGAAGAAGAGTTGGAGGCTCTCACCCACCACCTGAAGAGTGAGATGATAAGCAAAGGAAGCCCACAAGAAGAATGTCATAACTCCGAGGAGGAAGAGCAACAGCTGAGGGAGGAGACCCAAGAACTCCAAGCCAGGCTGAAGGAGGAGAAACGGAGGTCTACAAACTTTGAGCTGCAG GCGAGCCTCTATCAGAGGTACATGTTAAACCATCACCATGCAGACCAGGAAAAGATTTCAGAGCTGGAAAGACAG ATCAAGATTTCTTCACAAGACCTTGAGGATGCAAAGCGGGACTCTTCATATTTAAAGAAGCAAATGATCAGAATTCTGAAGAAGCTTCCTAGAGCGGAAGGCCTTTCCCCAGATCAGTCAAAG AGAGACCAGCAGGACCCGGACTCATGTGAAGAGGCGATGCCGCCCTCCTCGTCCCCGGGAGACAACCCGGTGTCCTCTTCTCGCACCAGCTTGCTGAATGAAAGCATCCTGGAGTGTCCCACCTGCCAGAATGAGTACCCAGCCAGCGATTACAGAGAGCTGCTGAAGCACCTGGAAATCTGCCTCGAGTGA
- the LOC103476858 gene encoding centrosomal protein of 55 kDa-like isoform X1 yields MTAYKSNASLKKKLSFELVRIISSLKKENIQLKKTLAEVSHHHAEHNKLVEKLLTLETLQLESRQQLPARDEKTTSTSEDPPSFSNDEAVSHLQHMLNDASVVKITLLALVFHVTKHDWALEKNKQWLEYDQQREAYVRAILDKMLWLEKHLNETNQAHSMQHNEEHSYAEAKRQVKEIYESLVKEADLWLDMLKKQVEVTHQELIIAEKRFRAREEELEALTHHLKSEMISKGSPQEECHNSEEEEQQLREETQELQARLKEEKRRSTNFELQASLYQRYMLNHHHADQEKISELERQIKISSQDLEDAKRDSSYLKKQMIRILKKLPRAEGLSPDQSKRDQQDPDSCEEAMPPSSSPGDNPVSSSRTSLLNESILECPTCQNEYPASDYRELLKHLEICLE; encoded by the exons ATGACAGCCTATAAAAGTAATGCCTCACTCAAGAAAAAACTCAGCTTTGAGCTCGTGAGGATCATCAGCAGCTTAAAGAAGGAGAATATCCAGCTGAAGAAGACTCTAGCTGAGGTGTCCCATCATCACGCCGAACATAATAAGCTTGTGGAG AAACTCCTCACTCTTGAAACTCTGCAGCTCGAGAGTCGTCAGCAGCTTCCAGCAAGAGATGAAAAAACAACTTCGACCTCAGAG GATCCCCCGTCATTCTCCAATGACGAAGCTGTCTCACATCTGCAGCATATGCTCAACGATGCAAGTGTTGTGAAAATTACTTTGCTCGCTTTAGTTTTTCATGTGACAAAGCATGACTGG GCTTTGGAAAAGAACAAGCAGTGGCTGGAATATGACCAGCAGAGAGAGGCCTATGTTAGGGCAATTCTGGACAAAATGTTATGGCTGGAGAAGCATCTGAATGAAACCAACCAGGCCCACTCAATGCAGCACAATGAGGAGCATTCATATG CAGAGGCAAAAAGACAGGTTAAAGAAATCTATGAAAGCCTCGTGAAAGAGGCTGATCTCTGGCTGGACATGCTTAAAAAACAAGTTGAAGTGACTCATCAGGAGCTGATCATTGCTGAAAAAAG GTTCAGGGCAAGAGAAGAAGAGTTGGAGGCTCTCACCCACCACCTGAAGAGTGAGATGATAAGCAAAGGAAGCCCACAAGAAGAATGTCATAACTCCGAGGAGGAAGAGCAACAGCTGAGGGAGGAGACCCAAGAACTCCAAGCCAGGCTGAAGGAGGAGAAACGGAGGTCTACAAACTTTGAGCTGCAG GCGAGCCTCTATCAGAGGTACATGTTAAACCATCACCATGCAGACCAGGAAAAGATTTCAGAGCTGGAAAGACAG ATCAAGATTTCTTCACAAGACCTTGAGGATGCAAAGCGGGACTCTTCATATTTAAAGAAGCAAATGATCAGAATTCTGAAGAAGCTTCCTAGAGCGGAAGGCCTTTCCCCAGATCAGTCAAAG AGAGACCAGCAGGACCCGGACTCATGTGAAGAGGCGATGCCGCCCTCCTCGTCCCCGGGAGACAACCCGGTGTCCTCTTCTCGCACCAGCTTGCTGAATGAAAGCATCCTGGAGTGTCCCACCTGCCAGAATGAGTACCCAGCCAGCGATTACAGAGAGCTGCTGAAGCACCTGGAAATCTGCCTCGAGTGA
- the LOC103476858 gene encoding centrosomal protein of 55 kDa-like isoform X3, with the protein MTAYKSNASLKKKLSFELVRIISSLKKENIQLKKTLAEVSHHHAEHNKLVEKLLTLETLQLESRQQLPARDEKTTSTSEDPPSFSNDEAVSHLQHMLNDALEKNKQWLEYDQQREAYVRAILDKMLWLEKHLNETNQAHSMQHNEEHSYAEAKRQVKEIYESLVKEADLWLDMLKKQVEVTHQELIIAEKRFRAREEELEALTHHLKSEMISKGSPQEECHNSEEEEQQLREETQELQARLKEEKRRSTNFELQASLYQRYMLNHHHADQEKISELERQIKISSQDLEDAKRDSSYLKKQMIRILKKLPRAEGLSPDQSKRDQQDPDSCEEAMPPSSSPGDNPVSSSRTSLLNESILECPTCQNEYPASDYRELLKHLEICLE; encoded by the exons ATGACAGCCTATAAAAGTAATGCCTCACTCAAGAAAAAACTCAGCTTTGAGCTCGTGAGGATCATCAGCAGCTTAAAGAAGGAGAATATCCAGCTGAAGAAGACTCTAGCTGAGGTGTCCCATCATCACGCCGAACATAATAAGCTTGTGGAG AAACTCCTCACTCTTGAAACTCTGCAGCTCGAGAGTCGTCAGCAGCTTCCAGCAAGAGATGAAAAAACAACTTCGACCTCAGAG GATCCCCCGTCATTCTCCAATGACGAAGCTGTCTCACATCTGCAGCATATGCTCAACGAT GCTTTGGAAAAGAACAAGCAGTGGCTGGAATATGACCAGCAGAGAGAGGCCTATGTTAGGGCAATTCTGGACAAAATGTTATGGCTGGAGAAGCATCTGAATGAAACCAACCAGGCCCACTCAATGCAGCACAATGAGGAGCATTCATATG CAGAGGCAAAAAGACAGGTTAAAGAAATCTATGAAAGCCTCGTGAAAGAGGCTGATCTCTGGCTGGACATGCTTAAAAAACAAGTTGAAGTGACTCATCAGGAGCTGATCATTGCTGAAAAAAG GTTCAGGGCAAGAGAAGAAGAGTTGGAGGCTCTCACCCACCACCTGAAGAGTGAGATGATAAGCAAAGGAAGCCCACAAGAAGAATGTCATAACTCCGAGGAGGAAGAGCAACAGCTGAGGGAGGAGACCCAAGAACTCCAAGCCAGGCTGAAGGAGGAGAAACGGAGGTCTACAAACTTTGAGCTGCAG GCGAGCCTCTATCAGAGGTACATGTTAAACCATCACCATGCAGACCAGGAAAAGATTTCAGAGCTGGAAAGACAG ATCAAGATTTCTTCACAAGACCTTGAGGATGCAAAGCGGGACTCTTCATATTTAAAGAAGCAAATGATCAGAATTCTGAAGAAGCTTCCTAGAGCGGAAGGCCTTTCCCCAGATCAGTCAAAG AGAGACCAGCAGGACCCGGACTCATGTGAAGAGGCGATGCCGCCCTCCTCGTCCCCGGGAGACAACCCGGTGTCCTCTTCTCGCACCAGCTTGCTGAATGAAAGCATCCTGGAGTGTCCCACCTGCCAGAATGAGTACCCAGCCAGCGATTACAGAGAGCTGCTGAAGCACCTGGAAATCTGCCTCGAGTGA
- the LOC103476858 gene encoding centrosomal protein of 55 kDa-like isoform X4, whose translation MTAYKSNASLKKKLSFELVRIISSLKKENIQLKKTLAEVSHHHAEHNKLVEKLLTLETLQLESRQQLPARDEKTTSTSEDPPSFSNDEAVSHLQHMLNDASVVKITLLALVFHVTKHDWALEKNKQWLEYDQQREAYVRAILDKMLWLEKHLNETNQAHSMQHNEEHSYAEAKRQVKEIYESLVKEADLWLDMLKKQVEVTHQELIIAEKRFRAREEELEALTHHLKSEMISKGSPQEECHNSEEEEQQLREETQELQARLKEEKRRSTNFELQASLYQRYMLNHHHADQEKISELERQRDQQDPDSCEEAMPPSSSPGDNPVSSSRTSLLNESILECPTCQNEYPASDYRELLKHLEICLE comes from the exons ATGACAGCCTATAAAAGTAATGCCTCACTCAAGAAAAAACTCAGCTTTGAGCTCGTGAGGATCATCAGCAGCTTAAAGAAGGAGAATATCCAGCTGAAGAAGACTCTAGCTGAGGTGTCCCATCATCACGCCGAACATAATAAGCTTGTGGAG AAACTCCTCACTCTTGAAACTCTGCAGCTCGAGAGTCGTCAGCAGCTTCCAGCAAGAGATGAAAAAACAACTTCGACCTCAGAG GATCCCCCGTCATTCTCCAATGACGAAGCTGTCTCACATCTGCAGCATATGCTCAACGATGCAAGTGTTGTGAAAATTACTTTGCTCGCTTTAGTTTTTCATGTGACAAAGCATGACTGG GCTTTGGAAAAGAACAAGCAGTGGCTGGAATATGACCAGCAGAGAGAGGCCTATGTTAGGGCAATTCTGGACAAAATGTTATGGCTGGAGAAGCATCTGAATGAAACCAACCAGGCCCACTCAATGCAGCACAATGAGGAGCATTCATATG CAGAGGCAAAAAGACAGGTTAAAGAAATCTATGAAAGCCTCGTGAAAGAGGCTGATCTCTGGCTGGACATGCTTAAAAAACAAGTTGAAGTGACTCATCAGGAGCTGATCATTGCTGAAAAAAG GTTCAGGGCAAGAGAAGAAGAGTTGGAGGCTCTCACCCACCACCTGAAGAGTGAGATGATAAGCAAAGGAAGCCCACAAGAAGAATGTCATAACTCCGAGGAGGAAGAGCAACAGCTGAGGGAGGAGACCCAAGAACTCCAAGCCAGGCTGAAGGAGGAGAAACGGAGGTCTACAAACTTTGAGCTGCAG GCGAGCCTCTATCAGAGGTACATGTTAAACCATCACCATGCAGACCAGGAAAAGATTTCAGAGCTGGAAAGACAG AGAGACCAGCAGGACCCGGACTCATGTGAAGAGGCGATGCCGCCCTCCTCGTCCCCGGGAGACAACCCGGTGTCCTCTTCTCGCACCAGCTTGCTGAATGAAAGCATCCTGGAGTGTCCCACCTGCCAGAATGAGTACCCAGCCAGCGATTACAGAGAGCTGCTGAAGCACCTGGAAATCTGCCTCGAGTGA
- the LOC103476861 gene encoding leucine-rich glioma-inactivated protein 1-like — protein sequence MENTCRIPRRWLWLGLLVVASVVPSVESKRARQQRCPMSCTCTKDNALCESAVSIPRSFPPDVTSLSFVKSEYTEIAKESFIHTPALHLLLFTANNLESINEDAFLGLPHLEYLFIENNQIQSISQYAFRGLKTLVHLSLAYNNLETLPKDLFKGLEALTKVDLRGNHFLCDCKLKWLVEWIYGTNATVDQIYCKGPASQLDKKINDLSPQSFDCITTEFAPYQSLKFESISVEAFSFRNDQYVVFAQPFIGKCGFLEWDHVEMNFRNFDDVDSTSTVICKPLVIDNQLFIIVAQLFGGSHIYKRDTSANKFIKLQGIDVLKIRKPNDVETFRIDGESFFVIADSSKAGSTTIYKWNGNGFYSQQSLHPWYRDTDVEYLEISSKPHLILSSSSQRPVIYQWNKATKHFDRRTDIPEMEDVYAVKHFQVKSDLYICLTRFIGDSKVMRWDGALFRELQTMPSRGSMVFQPFTVGSWQYAILGSDYSFTQVYRWDAKKGEFVRFQELNIQAPRAFSPVSIDNRQFLLASSFKGKTQIYEHLVIDLSN from the exons ATGGAAAATACATGCAGAATACCCAGGAGGTGGCTCTGGCTCGGTTTACTCGTGGTGGCTTCTGTTGTACCTTCAGTGGAGAGCAAGAGAGCCAGGCAGCAGCGCTGTCCCATGTCATGCACATGCACCAAAGATAACGCGTTGTGCGAAAGCGCAGTGTCGATTCCTCGCAGCTTTCCCCCCGATGTCACATCTCT ATCATTCGTCAAGTCGGAATACACCGAAATCGCCAAGGAGAGCTTCATCCACACCCCTGCCCTGCATCTCCT CCTGTTCACAGCAAACAACCTGGAATCTATAAACGAGGACGCTTTCCTTGGACTTCCTCATCTCGAATATCT ATTCATAGAAAACAACCAAATCCAGTCCATATCACAGTATGCTTTCCGGGGTCTGAAAACCCTGGTGCACCT GAGTCTGGCCTACAACAATCTGGAGACTCTCCCCAAAGATTTGTTCAAAGGTCTCGAGGCCCTGACAAAAGT AGACTTGCGTGGGAATCATTTCTTGTGTGACTGCAAGCTGAAGTGGTTAGTGGAGTGGATATACGGCACCAATGCCACCGTGGACCAGATTTATTGCAAGGGCCCGGCCTCACAGCTGGACAAGAAGATCAATGACCTGTCGCCGCAGTCCTTCGACTGCATCACCACAG AGTTTGCTCCCTACCAGTCCCTGAAATTTGAGTCCATATCAGTGGAAGCATTTTCTTTCCGGAACGACCAGTATGTCGTCTTTGCCCAGCCATTTATCGGGAAGTGTGGCTTCCTTGAATGGGATCACGTCGAGATGAACTTCAGAAACTTTGACGATGTTGACA GTACGTCCACTGTGATCTGCAAGCCTCTCGTCATTGACAACCAGCTGTTCATCATCGTGGCTCAGCTGTTTGGAGGCTCCCACATCTACAAGCGGGACACCTCTGCCAACAAATTCATCAAGCTTCAAGGCATTGATGTCTTGAAAATCCGCAAGCCAAATGACGTCGAGACGTTCCGGATTGATGGAGAGTCCTTCTTCGTCATAGCCGACAGCTCCAAGGCTGGCTCCACCACCATCTACAAGTGGAATGGCAATGGCTTCTACTCCCAACAATCCCTCCACCCGTGGTACCGCGACACTGACGTGGAGTACCTAGAGATCTCCTCCAAACCTCACCTGATCCTGTCCAGCAGCTCCCAGAGGCCTGTCATCTACCAGTGGAACAAAGCCACCAAGCATTTCGACAGACGAACCGACATCCCGGAGATGGAGGACGTTTATGCCGTCAAGCACTTCCAGGTCAAGTCTGATCTCTACATCTGCCTGACGCGCTTCATTGGTGACTCCAAGGTGATGCGCTGGGATGGCGCCCTCTTCAGAGAATTACAGACCATGCCCTCCCGAGGCTCCATGGTGTTCCAGCCCTTCACCGTGGGCAGCTGGCAGTACGCCATTCTGGGCAGCGACTACTCTTTCACCCAGGTGTACCGCTGGGATGCCAAGAAGGGCGAGTTTGTTCGCTTCCAGGAGCTGAACATTCAGGCACCAAGGGCCTTTTCTCCAGTTTCCATTGACAACCGTCAGTTTCTGCTGGCCTCCAGTTTCAAAGGGAAAACTCAGATATACGAGCATTTAGTCATTGATCTGAgtaattga